In a genomic window of Labeo rohita strain BAU-BD-2019 chromosome 20, IGBB_LRoh.1.0, whole genome shotgun sequence:
- the zbtb25 gene encoding zinc finger and BTB domain-containing protein 25 isoform X2: MDVSGHSLFLLQQLNVQREFGFLCDCTVAIGNVYFKAHRAVLAAFSNYFKMIFIHQSSECIKIQPTDIQPDVFSYLLHIMYTGMGPKQPVDQGRLQEGIKFLHAYQLCRKTGEGGPDASSEPIRMSNLYGIQISSQLASKENSGLKAGGSRDPEDGRSSARADRTHGRLALAVGLEGITSERQPQSFRAASSVASGDDSDISARIKQERVEEEEQQDGDKEPCSLSPAQVSPCQAGLFKDGPLALLCPRCGERCLSPEGLQEHLFTHAACALEPSGLMEGPSEDKTGEHKSLEERRPHKERIDSGSLEEALRQSQALADELAVELRRGGGTGRSGSPLAAFTRKRKMACAVCNLRFSQKSQLQEHMFAHVGKPLRYHRYSRFCGQLLHGCDGQPDISAATGEEAAKDTQDNGSSCYSLDSEVSQESVDAVTVE; the protein is encoded by the exons ATGGACGTGTCTGGCCATAGTCTATTCCTCCTGCAGCAACTGAATGTCCAAAGGGAGTTTGGTTTTCTGTGTGACTGCACTGTTGCCATTGGCAACGTATACTTCAAGGCTCATCGTGCAGTCCTTGCTGCCTTCTCAAACTACTTCAAAATGATCTTCATCCACCAGTCCAG TGAGTGCATCAAGATCCAGCCCACAGATATTCAACCAGATGTCTTCAGCTACCTGCTACACATCATGTACACAGGCATGGGTCCCAAACAACCCGTAGACCAAGGCAGACTTCAAGAAGGCATCAAATTCCTCCATGCGTACCAGCTCTGCCGCAAAACAGGCGAGGGCGGCCCAGATGCATCTTCTGAGCCCATTCGTATGTCCAACTTGTACGGCATCCAGATCTCTTCACAGCTGGCCAGTAAAGAGAACTCAGGCCTAAAGGCTGGTGGTTCACGGGACCCTGAGGACGGCCGCTCCAGTGCTAGGGCCGATCGCACACATGGCCGTTTAGCTCTCGCTGTTGGTCTGGAGGGCATTACGTCTGAGCGACAGCCTCAAAGCTTCCGCGCCGCGTCCTCTGTGGCCTCGGGGGACGACTCTGACATTTCAGCACGGATCAAACAGGAACGGGTAGAGGAGGAAGAACAACAGGATGGCGACAAAGAGCCTTGCTCTCTCTCCCCAGCCCAGGTGAGCCCTTGTCAAGCGGGTCTGTTCAAAGATGGGCCTCTAGCGCTTTTATGCCCCCGGTGCGGTGAACGCTGTCTGTCACCCGAAGGTCTACAAGAGCACCTATTTACCCACGCAGCCTGTGCCCTCGAGCCTAGCGGTCTGATGGAAGGCCCTTCAGAGGACAAAACCGGGGAGCACAAGTCTCTAGAGGAGAGGCGGCCTCATAAGGAGCGCATAGACTCTGGTAGCCTGGAGGAGGCCTTACGGCAAAGCCAGGCCCTGGCCGATGAGCTGGCTGTGGAACTCAGACGAGGTGGTGGGACCGGACGGAGCGGCAGCCCGTTGGCAGCCTTCACACGAAAACGAAAGATGGCCTGTGCCGTATGCAACCTTCGCTTCTCGCAGAAGAGCCAGCTGCAGGAGCACATGTTCGCCCATGTGGGCAAGCCGCTGCGATACCATCGCTACAGCCGCTTCTGCGGCCAGCTGCTTCACGGCTGCGATGGCCAACCAGATATTAGCGCAGCCACGGGAGAGGAGGCAGCCAAGGACACTCAGGATAACGGCAGCTCCTGCTATTCACTGGACTCTGAGGTCTCCCAGGAGAGTGTGGACGCAGTGACTGTGGAATGA
- the zbtb25 gene encoding zinc finger and BTB domain-containing protein 25 isoform X1, which yields MKELPHSRSASSITALRSGPAHANPARPSTRSTVKMQPNHVEMDVSGHSLFLLQQLNVQREFGFLCDCTVAIGNVYFKAHRAVLAAFSNYFKMIFIHQSSECIKIQPTDIQPDVFSYLLHIMYTGMGPKQPVDQGRLQEGIKFLHAYQLCRKTGEGGPDASSEPIRMSNLYGIQISSQLASKENSGLKAGGSRDPEDGRSSARADRTHGRLALAVGLEGITSERQPQSFRAASSVASGDDSDISARIKQERVEEEEQQDGDKEPCSLSPAQVSPCQAGLFKDGPLALLCPRCGERCLSPEGLQEHLFTHAACALEPSGLMEGPSEDKTGEHKSLEERRPHKERIDSGSLEEALRQSQALADELAVELRRGGGTGRSGSPLAAFTRKRKMACAVCNLRFSQKSQLQEHMFAHVGKPLRYHRYSRFCGQLLHGCDGQPDISAATGEEAAKDTQDNGSSCYSLDSEVSQESVDAVTVE from the exons ATGAAAGAACTTCCGCACAGCCGCTCTGCGAGCTCTATCACCGCACTGAGATCCGGCCCCGCTCACGCAAATCCAGCCCGCCCCAGCACGCGCAGCACAGTGAAAATGCAACCAAACCAT GTTGAGATGGACGTGTCTGGCCATAGTCTATTCCTCCTGCAGCAACTGAATGTCCAAAGGGAGTTTGGTTTTCTGTGTGACTGCACTGTTGCCATTGGCAACGTATACTTCAAGGCTCATCGTGCAGTCCTTGCTGCCTTCTCAAACTACTTCAAAATGATCTTCATCCACCAGTCCAG TGAGTGCATCAAGATCCAGCCCACAGATATTCAACCAGATGTCTTCAGCTACCTGCTACACATCATGTACACAGGCATGGGTCCCAAACAACCCGTAGACCAAGGCAGACTTCAAGAAGGCATCAAATTCCTCCATGCGTACCAGCTCTGCCGCAAAACAGGCGAGGGCGGCCCAGATGCATCTTCTGAGCCCATTCGTATGTCCAACTTGTACGGCATCCAGATCTCTTCACAGCTGGCCAGTAAAGAGAACTCAGGCCTAAAGGCTGGTGGTTCACGGGACCCTGAGGACGGCCGCTCCAGTGCTAGGGCCGATCGCACACATGGCCGTTTAGCTCTCGCTGTTGGTCTGGAGGGCATTACGTCTGAGCGACAGCCTCAAAGCTTCCGCGCCGCGTCCTCTGTGGCCTCGGGGGACGACTCTGACATTTCAGCACGGATCAAACAGGAACGGGTAGAGGAGGAAGAACAACAGGATGGCGACAAAGAGCCTTGCTCTCTCTCCCCAGCCCAGGTGAGCCCTTGTCAAGCGGGTCTGTTCAAAGATGGGCCTCTAGCGCTTTTATGCCCCCGGTGCGGTGAACGCTGTCTGTCACCCGAAGGTCTACAAGAGCACCTATTTACCCACGCAGCCTGTGCCCTCGAGCCTAGCGGTCTGATGGAAGGCCCTTCAGAGGACAAAACCGGGGAGCACAAGTCTCTAGAGGAGAGGCGGCCTCATAAGGAGCGCATAGACTCTGGTAGCCTGGAGGAGGCCTTACGGCAAAGCCAGGCCCTGGCCGATGAGCTGGCTGTGGAACTCAGACGAGGTGGTGGGACCGGACGGAGCGGCAGCCCGTTGGCAGCCTTCACACGAAAACGAAAGATGGCCTGTGCCGTATGCAACCTTCGCTTCTCGCAGAAGAGCCAGCTGCAGGAGCACATGTTCGCCCATGTGGGCAAGCCGCTGCGATACCATCGCTACAGCCGCTTCTGCGGCCAGCTGCTTCACGGCTGCGATGGCCAACCAGATATTAGCGCAGCCACGGGAGAGGAGGCAGCCAAGGACACTCAGGATAACGGCAGCTCCTGCTATTCACTGGACTCTGAGGTCTCCCAGGAGAGTGTGGACGCAGTGACTGTGGAATGA
- the zbtb1 gene encoding zinc finger and BTB domain-containing protein 1: MARPSHSEHVLQQLNNQREWGFLCDCCIAIGDIYFRAHKAVLAACSSYFRMMFIRDQQGTARFDLSNMQISAECFDLILQLMYLGRIVVDHYEFEELKSSMAYLQMYYIPDSLEDLRDIRTSNLTPSSSASSSSSSSSSSSSSVVGSKMMFGVRMFEQQRPSPSENERAPKASTTTARQTINISTVRPAEDVVIPHPPPHSETVVDQPCDLRKRTSGRSSAMKERPRFGRTYTCDDCGFVFSCEKLLIEHILTCTNRKAFQTPKVSKDAYSDAGKAESSTSEGTDEHRMVCKGEEDWSDHKPDTETVIRSVSTGMDGEAAFSRNITIKVERDDDSETDLETIKVVKVGNLNVGSCKVRTRAYKDNLADQMKFDSEEEAGVSAMDALEGQSTGIDTDPKVHKIKEEKQDGACIPCELCGALLTEEDQSAHYISNHMGHICACGRCGQVLIKGRQLQEHAERCGEPQGAETDSPGEDSLLLEDAEAMEESLLEGADLGFRCPLCGMIFESESLAVEHTLACPEQEPFRPVLLEDSGEPDHRRKHFCAICGKGFYQRCHLREHYTVHTKEKQFTCQTCGKQFLRERQLRLHTDMHKGMARYVCPVCDQGTFLKHDHVRHMISHLSAGETICQVCFQIFPSGEHLEKHMDVHLYICGVCGEKFRLRKDMRSHYNSKHTKRQ, from the coding sequence ATGGCAAGGCCAAGCCACAGTGAGCATGTACTGCAGCAGCTTAACAACCAAAGGGAGTGGGGTTTCCTCTGTGACTGCTGCATTGCCATAGGTGACATTTATTTCAGGGCCCACAAGGCTGTGCTGGCGGCCTGTAGCTCTTACTTCAGAATGATGTTCATCCGGGATCAGCAGGGCACTGCACGTTTTGATCTCAGCAACATGCAGATCAGCGCAGAGTGCTTCGATCTCATCCTGCAGCTCATGTACCTCGGCCGAATCGTCGTGGATCACTATGAATTCGAAGAGCTGAAATCATCTATGGCCTACCTACAAATGTACTACATCCCCGACTCACTTGAGGACCTCCGAGACATCCGAACATCCAATCTGACCCCCTCGTCCTCTGCATCGTCCTCTTCGTCATCCAGCTCCTCGTCCTCATCCAGCGTGGTGGGAAGCAAGATGATGTTCGGCGTTCGAATGTTTGAACAGCAGCGACCAAGCCCTTCTGAGAATGAACGTGCACCAAAAGCCTCAACCACAACTGCTCGTCAGACCATTAACATCTCAACTGTCAGGCCTGCTGAAGATGTGGTCATACCACACCCTCCGCCACACTCAGAGACCGTTGTAGACCAGCCGTGCGACTTGAGGAAGAGAACATCAGGCCGAAGCTCTGCCATGAAGGAGCGTCCTCGATTTGGTCGTACATACACTTGCGATGATTGCGGTTTTGTGTTCAGCTGTGAAAAGTTGCTCATCGAACACATCCTCACGTGCACCAATCGCAAAGCTTTCCAAACACCAAAGGTCAGCAAAGATGCTTACAGCGATGCTGGCAAAGCTGAGAGTTCGACCTCAGAGGGTACAGATGAACACAGAATGGTTTGCAAGGGTGAAGAGGACTGGTCAGACCACAAGCCAGACACAGAAACCGTGATCAGGTCCGTTTCCACTGGCATGGACGGCGAAGCTGCCTTCTCCAGAAATATAACCATTAAAGTCGAACGAGATGACGATTCTGAGACCGATTTGGAAACGATAAAAGTCGTAAAGGTAGGGAACCTTAACGTAGGGAGCTGCAAAGTTCGTACCAGAGCGTACAAAGACAATCTTGCAGACCAGATGAAGTTTGACAGCGAAGAAGAGGCCGGAGTATCCGCCATGGATGCCTTGGAGGGTCAAAGCACAGGGATAGATACAGATCCAAAGGTGCACAAGATCAAGGAGGAAAAGCAAGATGGCGCATGCATTCCGTGTGAGTTGTGCGGAGCCCTGTTGACGGAGGAGGATCAGTCCGCTCATTACATCTCCAACCACATGGGACATATCTGTGCCTGTGGAAGGTGCGGCCAAGTGCTTATTAAAGGCAGGCAGCTGCAGGAGCACGCAGAGCGTTGTGGTGAACCCCAAGGGGCCGAGACGGACTCCCCAGGTGAGGATTCGCTTCTACTTGAAGATGCCGAAGCTATGGAAGAAAGCTTGCTGGAAGGAGCCGACCTGGGCTTTCGATGTCCACTCTGTGGGATGATATTTGAAAGCGAAAGTCTTGCTGTGGAGCACACGTTGGCTTGTCCGGAGCAGGAGCCGTTCCGGCCCGTTCTGTTGGAAGACAGTGGTGAGCCAGATCATCGGCGCAAGCATTTCTGCGCAATTTGCGGCAAAGGCTTTTACCAAAGGTGTCATCTACGGGAGCACTACACTGTGCACACCAAGGAAAAGCAGTTCACCTGTCAGACCTGCGGGAAACAGTTTCTGCGCGAGCGGCAGCTGCGGTTGCACACTGACATGCACAAGGGAATGGCGCGGTACGTCTGCCCCGTGTGTGATCAGGGTACGTTCCTTAAACACGATCACGTGCGACACATGATCTCTCACCTGTCTGCCGGAGAGACTATCTGCCAGGTGTGCTTCCAGATTTTCCCCAGCGGTGAGCATCTGGAGAAGCACATGGATGTGCATCTGTACATCTGTGGCGTTTGCGGAGAGAAGTTCCGTCTCCGCAAAGACATGCGGAGCCACTACAACTCCAAGCACACCAAGAGACAATGA